A single region of the Marinitoga litoralis genome encodes:
- a CDS encoding HD-GYP domain-containing protein: MEIFNLEIIKRSINIFSRTLFKNDEVFIGLAVNLEGTSFLNVFTFDNLNKEYFEYSEDVVFEVPQKMYDAFEEKRESQFKVTFSNEFSFLINNRFDTFNIKTYLLPEKEKNYGFLYIISKEVIKNDNKDVFIRFLSVFEKNIDAVYFDKYSKYSINAFVNNYLTLLQNHSDVLYEHSMRVADLTNIMGNLLGLDEESLYELHIASFIHDIGYIWFSEKSLEGIFEFDDKEKDPIVGMHLKRLEEMFFGNVLMKPYLNIAINHHENMQGTGYFKKKDLSIEENILIVANYIDENILLTDNMEEVIKHLEKNAGKLYDKNVVNAGIEALKIYYTDFDNGRFMGVTLMSKTINLRYEGIGEELIELTGTIEKVIGDVLYVNVRTVENINIGSNLKIKITTKDFPLIAKAQVILKNPYGYVLKIIEKNETKKSKLKVFWNFEFHLGLKNEITPLLKEKMTPIVFNIIKSKMKTARCKVFSAQGIIFTLNVENDIFKKDDVVILYIEQKGEKLFIPATLVSKKKGFQNVEYEARFFELPERLQSAIYRMIFRKQSSVRSLGAFNEI, encoded by the coding sequence ATGGAAATTTTTAATTTAGAAATAATTAAAAGATCGATAAATATTTTTTCTAGAACGCTGTTTAAAAACGATGAAGTTTTTATTGGTCTTGCGGTAAATTTAGAGGGTACTAGTTTTTTAAATGTTTTTACTTTCGATAATTTAAATAAAGAATATTTTGAATATTCTGAAGATGTTGTATTTGAAGTTCCTCAAAAAATGTATGATGCTTTTGAAGAAAAAAGAGAATCTCAATTTAAGGTAACATTTTCAAATGAATTTTCTTTTTTGATAAATAATAGATTTGATACTTTTAATATAAAAACATATCTATTGCCTGAAAAAGAAAAAAATTATGGATTTTTATACATAATATCCAAAGAAGTAATAAAAAATGACAATAAGGATGTTTTTATAAGATTTTTATCTGTTTTTGAAAAAAATATTGATGCAGTTTATTTTGATAAATATTCAAAATATTCCATAAATGCTTTTGTTAATAATTATTTGACACTCCTTCAAAATCATTCTGATGTATTATATGAACATTCAATGAGGGTTGCTGATTTAACTAATATAATGGGTAATCTATTAGGATTAGATGAGGAAAGTTTATATGAGTTGCATATAGCATCTTTTATACATGATATAGGATATATATGGTTTTCTGAAAAATCTCTTGAAGGCATATTTGAATTTGATGATAAAGAGAAAGATCCTATTGTGGGGATGCATTTAAAAAGACTTGAAGAAATGTTTTTTGGGAATGTTTTAATGAAACCTTATTTAAATATAGCTATAAATCACCATGAAAATATGCAAGGTACAGGATATTTTAAGAAAAAGGATTTAAGTATTGAAGAAAACATTTTGATTGTAGCAAATTATATAGATGAAAATATATTATTAACAGATAATATGGAAGAGGTTATTAAACATTTAGAAAAAAATGCTGGAAAGTTATATGATAAGAATGTAGTAAATGCTGGGATAGAAGCTCTTAAAATATATTATACAGATTTTGACAATGGCCGATTTATGGGAGTAACTTTAATGTCAAAAACAATTAATTTGAGATATGAAGGAATAGGTGAAGAATTAATTGAATTAACAGGAACAATTGAAAAAGTAATTGGAGATGTATTGTATGTAAATGTCAGAACAGTAGAAAATATAAATATAGGATCAAATCTAAAAATAAAAATAACTACAAAAGACTTTCCATTAATAGCAAAAGCACAAGTTATATTAAAAAACCCATATGGTTATGTATTAAAGATTATAGAAAAAAATGAAACCAAAAAATCAAAATTAAAGGTATTTTGGAATTTTGAATTTCATCTTGGTCTGAAAAACGAAATAACTCCATTATTAAAAGAAAAGATGACACCAATAGTATTTAATATTATAAAATCGAAGATGAAAACAGCTAGATGTAAAGTATTTAGTGCCCAAGGAATTATTTTTACACTAAATGTTGAAAATGATATTTTTAAGAAGGATGATGTAGTTATCTTATACATAGAACAAAAAGGAGAAAAACTTTTTATACCAGCAACACTAGTATCAAAGAAAAAAGGATTTCAAAATGTGGAATATGAGGCTAGATTTTTTGAATTACCAGAAAGATTACAATCAGCAATATATAGAATGATATTTAGGAAACAATCTTCAGTTAGATCATTAGGAGCATTTAATGAAATTTAA
- a CDS encoding carbohydrate ABC transporter permease, with protein sequence MDLIKSYKTKKRIGKIILYIFVIIMLIFYVFPFYYAITSSLTPNSELFSKSIKLFPKNPTFKNYILVFTERPFHQNIINSVIVAGATTILSLVFGAFAGYAVARLKMPGKVLIMSLILAVSMFPQVSILGALFQILRNMRLINTYPGLILPYIALNLPLTTWILHNFFKDIPISIEESAAIDGCSKFMTLWRIIIPLSAPGLVTTGLLTFIAAWNEFMFALTFMQLPEKYTVPVAIAMFSGKTFYELPWGQLMAAAVIVTVPLVALVLIFQNKIVAGLTAGAVKG encoded by the coding sequence ATGGACTTAATAAAATCATATAAAACTAAGAAAAGAATTGGAAAGATTATATTATATATTTTCGTTATTATAATGCTTATTTTTTATGTTTTCCCTTTTTATTATGCGATAACATCATCGCTTACACCAAATTCAGAATTATTTTCTAAAAGTATTAAATTATTTCCTAAAAATCCAACTTTTAAAAACTATATTTTAGTATTCACTGAAAGACCATTCCATCAAAATATAATAAACTCTGTAATAGTTGCTGGTGCTACAACTATTTTATCTTTAGTTTTTGGCGCTTTTGCAGGATATGCTGTTGCAAGATTAAAAATGCCTGGTAAGGTGCTTATAATGTCTTTAATACTAGCAGTTAGTATGTTCCCACAAGTTTCTATCTTAGGTGCTTTGTTCCAAATTTTAAGAAACATGAGACTAATTAACACATATCCAGGTTTAATTTTGCCTTATATAGCTTTAAATTTACCTTTAACAACTTGGATTTTGCATAATTTCTTTAAAGATATTCCTATATCTATTGAAGAATCTGCAGCCATTGATGGTTGTTCAAAATTCATGACATTATGGAGAATTATTATTCCATTATCAGCACCAGGTTTAGTTACAACAGGATTATTAACTTTTATTGCTGCATGGAATGAATTTATGTTTGCATTGACTTTTATGCAATTACCAGAAAAATATACAGTACCTGTAGCTATTGCTATGTTCTCTGGTAAAACCTTCTATGAATTACCTTGGGGACAATTAATGGCTGCTGCAGTAATTGTTACTGTTCCTTTAGTTGCTTTAGTTTTAATTTTCCAAAATAAAATTGTCGCTGGTTTAACAGCTGGTGCTGTAAAAGGATAA
- a CDS encoding carbohydrate ABC transporter permease codes for MSTKIKIHYKKKDIWLGFWLILPALLAIFITAFFPLIKTFWDSLFSFGLRPGIVKRFVGFDNYIRLINDTRFMTSLINTLIFTVISVSLEFVLGLITALILNADFALRGLVRAAILIPWAIPTSVSSQMWKWMYNDQYGIVSQILYNLGWLAPGTPILSNKWSSMFAILAVDVWKTAPFMALLLLAGLQTIPSELYEAARIDGASGWKQFTKITLPILSPTIAVALIFRTLDALRVFDIFYIMNKSVETLAVYNRHILMDRAFTGAWFGYGSAISVVIFLIISIFAIIYIRSLNLKFE; via the coding sequence TTGAGTACTAAAATAAAAATTCATTATAAGAAAAAGGATATTTGGTTAGGATTTTGGCTAATTTTACCTGCATTGTTAGCCATTTTTATTACCGCATTTTTCCCTTTAATAAAAACATTCTGGGATAGTTTGTTCTCTTTTGGATTAAGACCTGGAATTGTAAAAAGATTTGTAGGTTTTGATAATTATATAAGATTAATAAATGATACCAGGTTTATGACCAGTTTAATAAACACCTTGATTTTTACTGTTATCTCCGTTTCATTGGAATTTGTTTTAGGGTTAATTACAGCATTAATATTAAATGCTGATTTTGCTCTTAGGGGTCTTGTTAGGGCAGCTATTTTAATACCTTGGGCAATTCCAACCTCAGTTTCTTCACAAATGTGGAAATGGATGTACAATGATCAATATGGAATTGTTTCACAAATATTATATAATTTGGGTTGGTTAGCTCCTGGAACGCCAATATTAAGCAATAAATGGTCATCTATGTTTGCTATATTAGCTGTGGATGTTTGGAAAACAGCTCCATTTATGGCATTGTTATTATTAGCTGGATTACAAACTATTCCATCAGAATTATATGAAGCAGCTAGAATAGACGGTGCTTCTGGATGGAAACAATTTACAAAAATTACATTACCTATTTTAAGTCCTACCATAGCTGTTGCTTTAATATTTAGGACTTTAGATGCTTTAAGAGTATTTGATATATTCTATATTATGAATAAATCAGTTGAAACATTAGCAGTGTATAACAGGCATATATTAATGGATAGAGCATTTACTGGTGCTTGGTTTGGATACGGTTCAGCTATATCTGTTGTTATTTTCTTAATTATTAGTATTTTTGCAATAATCTACATTAGATCATTAAACTTAAAGTTTGAATGA
- a CDS encoding ABC transporter substrate-binding protein — MKKVLVLSLVLLIAIMGMSVKITMAAGAVGKELEVLMNQIKMFNEIYPDIEVQLLPMPNSSTARHDLYVTYLGAMTSDPDILMIDVIWPAEFAPFVADLTDDYDYFELDQFLPGTVKSGTVQGRIVAIPWFTDAGLLYYRKDLLEKYGYDVPQTWEELKTVASDIASKENINGMLFQLARYEGLVCDVAEFVHSYGADFLDANGNVIIGDADNHARLVKALTTLKSFIDDGVAPEGVLTYMEEETRRPFQNGESVFLRNWPYVWSLANDPTQSKIAGKIGVAPLPMGDIEGGRHSATLGGWMLAINNYSSDAEKDAAKKFVKFLTSYEQQLYKAVNAGQNPTRKAVYSDQKIKEAAPFMVELYNVFINAEPRPITPVYTEVSDAIQRHIHEFLLGKKDVEKALKDLESELKMIIGQ; from the coding sequence ATGAAAAAAGTGTTAGTATTATCTTTAGTATTATTAATTGCTATTATGGGTATGAGTGTAAAAATTACCATGGCTGCTGGTGCTGTTGGTAAAGAATTAGAAGTATTAATGAATCAAATTAAGATGTTCAACGAAATTTACCCAGATATTGAAGTTCAATTATTACCTATGCCAAATAGTTCTACAGCAAGACATGATTTATATGTTACATATTTAGGTGCTATGACATCTGATCCAGATATTTTAATGATCGATGTTATTTGGCCTGCAGAATTTGCTCCATTTGTAGCTGATTTAACAGATGATTATGATTATTTTGAATTAGATCAATTCTTACCTGGTACTGTTAAATCAGGAACAGTTCAAGGAAGAATTGTTGCTATTCCTTGGTTCACAGATGCAGGATTATTATATTACAGAAAAGACTTATTAGAAAAATACGGTTACGATGTTCCACAAACATGGGAAGAATTAAAAACTGTTGCTTCTGATATTGCATCAAAAGAAAACATAAACGGTATGTTATTCCAATTAGCAAGATATGAAGGTTTAGTATGTGATGTTGCAGAATTTGTACATTCATACGGCGCAGATTTCTTAGATGCTAATGGAAATGTTATTATTGGTGATGCTGATAATCATGCAAGATTAGTAAAGGCTTTAACTACTTTAAAGAGCTTTATTGATGATGGTGTTGCTCCAGAAGGAGTTTTAACTTACATGGAAGAAGAAACAAGAAGACCATTCCAAAATGGTGAATCTGTATTCTTAAGAAACTGGCCATATGTTTGGTCATTAGCAAACGATCCAACTCAATCAAAAATTGCTGGTAAAATCGGAGTTGCTCCATTACCAATGGGTGACATTGAAGGCGGAAGACATTCAGCTACATTAGGTGGATGGATGTTAGCAATTAATAATTACTCATCAGATGCTGAAAAAGATGCAGCAAAAAAATTCGTAAAATTCTTAACATCATACGAACAACAATTATATAAAGCAGTAAATGCTGGTCAAAACCCAACAAGAAAAGCTGTATATTCAGATCAAAAAATTAAAGAAGCAGCTCCATTCATGGTTGAATTATATAATGTATTTATTAATGCTGAACCAAGACCAATTACCCCTGTATATACAGAAGTTTCAGATGCTATCCAAAGACATATTCATGAATTCTTACTTGGTAAAAAAGATGTAGAAAAAGCATTAAAAGACTTAGAATCTGAATTAAAAATGATTATTGGTCAATAA
- the galT gene encoding galactose-1-phosphate uridylyltransferase produces MPEYRKDPVTNRWVIISSERSNRPIEKIIPNIEKIDFCPFDKGNESLTPPEVLAFKPENSKSNDENWWLRVVPNKFPAVTHDVPPNISKKGIYFSVEGYGYHEVIIETPNHDAKISYMEYSEVEEIIWAYLKRFNEIKKDKKIKYIQIFKNYGRSAGASLSHPHSQLIATPIVPIFIEEEIKGAKKFFNLKNKCIFCSIIEQEKSENIRIVEENDSFLSFEPFAPRFPYETWIIPKEHNSNFGSLNIKEVKDFSSILKNTLLRLNVLLGDIPYNYMIHTSPFDILNNSYYHWHLEIIPRLTNAAGFEWGSGFFINAVSPENAARNLKNLEEGLL; encoded by the coding sequence ATGCCTGAATATAGAAAAGATCCAGTTACAAACAGATGGGTAATTATATCCTCTGAAAGGTCAAATAGACCTATAGAAAAAATTATTCCAAATATAGAAAAAATAGATTTTTGCCCATTTGATAAAGGAAATGAAAGTTTAACTCCACCCGAAGTTTTGGCTTTTAAACCAGAAAATTCAAAATCAAACGATGAAAATTGGTGGTTAAGAGTTGTTCCAAATAAATTTCCTGCAGTAACTCATGATGTACCTCCTAATATATCAAAAAAAGGTATTTATTTTTCTGTAGAAGGTTATGGATATCATGAAGTCATAATAGAAACTCCAAATCATGATGCAAAGATTTCATATATGGAATATTCAGAGGTTGAAGAAATTATATGGGCATATTTAAAAAGATTTAATGAAATAAAAAAGGATAAGAAAATTAAATATATTCAAATTTTCAAAAATTATGGGAGAAGTGCTGGTGCATCATTATCTCACCCACATTCACAATTAATCGCAACTCCTATTGTCCCTATTTTTATTGAAGAAGAAATAAAAGGTGCAAAAAAATTTTTTAATTTAAAAAATAAATGTATATTTTGTTCAATAATCGAACAAGAAAAAAGTGAAAATATCAGAATTGTTGAAGAAAATGATTCTTTTTTATCTTTTGAACCTTTTGCCCCAAGATTTCCGTATGAAACTTGGATAATACCAAAAGAACATAATTCTAATTTTGGAAGTTTAAATATAAAAGAAGTTAAAGATTTTTCATCTATACTAAAAAATACATTATTAAGGTTAAATGTATTATTAGGCGATATACCATATAACTATATGATTCATACATCGCCATTTGATATTTTAAATAATTCATATTATCATTGGCATTTGGAAATTATTCCCAGATTAACAAATGCTGCAGGATTTGAATGGGGATCAGGGTTTTTTATTAATGCTGTTTCGCCAGAAAATGCTGCTAGAAATTTAAAAAACTTAGAGGAGGGATTATTATGA
- a CDS encoding glycogen synthase produces the protein MNITFVSYEVAPFAKVGGLGDVVGTLPKFLQKKVDSISVIMPFHKIVEKNIEKYNLPLEKIDENLYPFSHSLKYPFSVFKSVLPETNVPVYLIKNENLFSTEDVYEYPHPEHQTSYFCDASLSLIKNLLPDVDIIHVNDWQTSLIPVYLRNNYRDDEILNKKATVLTIHNLGYQGIFSPDTLNVAGLPGYLYNIDALEFFGQINFLKGGILFSDVINTVSKTYAEEIQTEEYGYKLDGVLKIRNEDLYGILNGIDYDSFNPQTDKLIPHNFSISNLDNKIKNKLALQEQLNLPKKENVPVISFIGRIVEQKGIDLISEIIDYLTLLDIQIVILGTGDKKYEELLIKYQNKYPDKLSINIKFDLELAQLIYAGSDMFMMPSKYEPCGLGQMYSMRYGTIPIVRYTGGLADTVKEFSCENNKGTGFGFYEYSSSNLLISILKALNIYFRNNDCWKNLIKNAMSSDFSWDKSADEYLHLYKKAINKKNC, from the coding sequence ATGAATATTACTTTTGTTTCATATGAAGTTGCCCCTTTTGCTAAGGTTGGGGGGTTAGGTGACGTTGTTGGAACTTTACCTAAATTTTTACAAAAAAAGGTTGATAGTATAAGCGTTATTATGCCGTTTCACAAGATTGTGGAAAAAAATATAGAAAAATATAATTTACCTTTAGAAAAAATTGACGAAAACTTATATCCATTTAGTCATTCGTTAAAATATCCTTTTTCTGTATTTAAATCAGTATTACCAGAAACTAATGTTCCTGTATATTTAATAAAAAATGAGAATCTTTTTTCCACAGAAGATGTATATGAATATCCACATCCTGAACATCAAACATCATATTTTTGTGATGCGTCATTATCACTTATTAAAAATCTATTACCTGATGTTGATATTATTCATGTAAATGATTGGCAAACTTCTTTGATTCCAGTATATTTAAGAAATAATTATAGGGATGATGAGATATTAAATAAAAAAGCTACTGTTTTAACTATACACAACTTAGGGTATCAAGGTATTTTTTCACCAGATACTCTTAATGTAGCTGGACTTCCAGGATATTTATATAATATTGACGCTTTAGAGTTTTTTGGACAAATTAATTTCTTAAAAGGTGGAATATTATTTAGCGATGTAATTAATACTGTAAGTAAAACTTATGCTGAAGAAATTCAAACTGAAGAATACGGTTATAAACTTGATGGGGTATTAAAAATTAGAAATGAAGATTTATATGGTATATTAAACGGCATTGATTATGACAGCTTTAATCCACAAACTGATAAGCTTATTCCACATAATTTTAGTATCAGTAATTTAGATAATAAAATTAAAAATAAGCTCGCATTACAAGAACAGTTAAATCTTCCAAAAAAAGAAAATGTTCCTGTTATTAGTTTTATAGGAAGAATTGTTGAACAAAAAGGTATTGATTTAATATCAGAAATTATTGATTATTTAACTTTATTAGACATACAAATTGTTATCTTAGGTACTGGAGATAAAAAATATGAAGAATTGTTAATTAAATATCAAAATAAATACCCTGATAAATTGTCTATAAATATAAAATTTGATTTGGAATTAGCACAATTAATTTATGCGGGTAGCGATATGTTTATGATGCCTTCAAAATACGAACCTTGTGGTTTAGGACAAATGTATTCTATGAGATATGGAACCATTCCTATTGTTAGATATACTGGTGGTTTAGCTGACACTGTAAAAGAATTTTCATGTGAAAATAATAAAGGTACTGGATTTGGTTTTTATGAATACTCTTCATCTAATTTATTAATCTCTATATTAAAAGCTTTAAATATATATTTTAGAAATAATGACTGTTGGAAAAATCTAATAAAAAATGCTATGAGTTCAGATTTTTCTTGGGATAAATCAGCTGATGAATATTTACATTTATACAAAAAAGCTATTAATAAAAAGAATTGTTAG
- a CDS encoding MBL fold metallo-hydrolase, translating into MNFKVILDGGLLTITGRVHGTFSSVFLLENDNRKILIDPSHIHVIQDIEANLDISPENITDIVLTHVHLDHAYNSMFFPNATIRIHENYAGKNYRKFGPLIGQAYQQMIDSWNGRIETFKDGDILFDSIKVIYTPYHSKEHVSLFIESENMGNLFLPGDICMTKIDFYDIMRNLRTDKVAEIVKEWSEKSDYVIFTHDTPYKMR; encoded by the coding sequence ATGAATTTTAAAGTTATATTAGATGGAGGATTATTAACTATAACTGGAAGGGTACATGGAACTTTTTCTTCTGTTTTTTTATTGGAAAATGATAATAGAAAAATTTTAATTGATCCTAGTCATATACATGTTATTCAAGATATTGAAGCTAATTTAGATATTTCTCCCGAAAATATAACCGACATAGTTTTAACTCATGTTCATTTAGACCATGCATATAATAGTATGTTTTTCCCAAATGCAACTATAAGAATACATGAAAATTATGCTGGAAAAAATTATAGGAAATTTGGGCCATTAATAGGGCAGGCTTATCAACAAATGATTGATTCCTGGAATGGTCGTATTGAAACATTTAAAGACGGTGATATTTTATTTGATTCTATTAAAGTTATTTATACTCCATATCATTCAAAAGAACATGTTTCATTGTTTATTGAAAGTGAAAATATGGGGAATCTATTCCTTCCTGGCGATATATGTATGACAAAAATAGATTTCTATGATATTATGAGAAATTTAAGAACTGATAAGGTTGCAGAAATTGTAAAAGAATGGTCAGAAAAATCTGATTATGTTATTTTTACACATGATACGCCTTATAAAATGAGATAG
- a CDS encoding CBS domain-containing protein: MYVKLWTKKIFERLSVENTIDDAIKLFFEKETDIILLTRKNGTLLSAIRKEDIAILREYDSDDLLIDVFEPIEDFLYEDDLVEDVLLTMLETNYKILPVVDYDMKPIGIFGVNELLKAMVNITALDEPGTKVIITLQDKPGEVKKIVETISNNNLNILSMTTCKITKNKRMLSIKLSLKDVNTISSILDNNNIEYDGIYEEA, encoded by the coding sequence ATGTACGTAAAATTATGGACCAAGAAAATTTTTGAAAGATTAAGTGTAGAAAACACTATAGATGATGCAATAAAATTATTTTTTGAAAAAGAAACTGATATTATTTTACTTACTAGAAAAAATGGAACCCTCCTTTCAGCTATTAGAAAAGAGGACATTGCTATCTTGAGGGAATATGATAGCGATGACTTATTAATTGATGTATTTGAACCTATAGAAGACTTCTTATACGAAGATGATTTAGTTGAAGATGTATTGCTAACCATGCTAGAAACTAATTATAAGATATTACCTGTAGTTGATTATGATATGAAACCTATTGGTATTTTTGGCGTAAATGAATTACTAAAGGCTATGGTTAATATAACAGCTTTAGACGAACCTGGAACAAAAGTAATTATAACCCTTCAAGATAAACCTGGTGAAGTAAAAAAAATTGTTGAAACTATAAGTAATAATAATTTAAATATATTATCAATGACAACTTGTAAAATTACCAAAAACAAAAGAATGTTATCTATAAAATTATCTTTAAAAGATGTAAATACAATTTCTTCTATTTTGGATAATAACAACATTGAATATGACGGAATATATGAAGAGGCATAG
- a CDS encoding DegV family protein, producing the protein MEKIGIIVDSGTDLPINMIEKNNIKVVPLRIIIDGKEYEEGSIPEDFLIEKLEKSKISTSLPKPDSIISAYEDLISEGIKKIITFNISSKLSGTFNLFRLTANTIKEKYPDVIIENIDTKNISIGAGFFPYYTLKMIEEGKSFDEIVKWCNANVNKSKVFFAVPTLKYLSKGGRIGKVSAKIGEMLNIKPIISINDDGIYYTVSKVKGFKRAFDKVFEEFNKFVGNRKNIAAVYISGSSKEIQKIQKDFVEKIENLEHTLEVVMGKVSSTLLVHSGPDLFGIGVLVLE; encoded by the coding sequence ATGGAAAAAATAGGTATTATAGTAGATTCTGGTACAGATTTACCAATAAATATGATAGAAAAAAATAATATAAAAGTTGTACCTTTGAGAATAATAATAGATGGAAAAGAATATGAGGAAGGTTCTATACCTGAGGATTTTTTAATTGAAAAACTTGAAAAAAGTAAAATATCAACATCGCTTCCTAAACCAGATTCTATCATAAGTGCGTACGAAGATTTAATTAGTGAGGGTATAAAAAAAATAATAACGTTTAATATCTCTAGTAAATTGAGTGGAACATTTAATTTATTCAGATTAACAGCAAATACGATAAAAGAAAAATATCCCGATGTAATAATTGAAAATATTGATACAAAAAATATTTCAATAGGGGCGGGCTTTTTTCCATATTATACTTTAAAAATGATTGAAGAAGGAAAGAGTTTTGATGAAATAGTTAAATGGTGTAATGCGAATGTTAATAAATCAAAGGTATTTTTTGCAGTACCAACGTTAAAGTATTTATCAAAAGGCGGAAGAATAGGAAAGGTTTCTGCAAAGATTGGAGAGATGTTAAATATAAAACCTATAATATCAATTAATGATGATGGAATATATTATACAGTCTCTAAAGTAAAAGGTTTTAAAAGGGCTTTTGATAAAGTGTTTGAGGAATTTAATAAATTTGTAGGTAATAGGAAAAATATAGCAGCAGTATATATTAGTGGTTCATCAAAAGAAATTCAAAAAATTCAAAAAGATTTTGTTGAAAAGATTGAAAATTTAGAACATACTTTAGAAGTTGTAATGGGAAAAGTTTCTAGTACATTGTTAGTGCATTCGGGACCAGATTTATTTGGTATAGGTGTATTAGTTTTAGAATAA
- a CDS encoding replication-associated recombination protein A, whose product MNIPLYEILRPKKIDEVLGNDKIKKVLKNWISKDKIRSFVVYGPPGSGKTTIISAFLNELDNKKYDIHKISGALEGAKTLKNIISQSETPLFKKQTVLFVDEIHRLNKAEQDVLLLHVEKGDLILIGSTTENPSFSINPALLSRILTFEITPLNEEDIETLLDRIANKFPEVSFSEGLNIHLKSYFGYDIRRIINTIEALIDIGIKKIDPEAFKEILSSFGYSKEDKYDAISAYIKSVRGSDPDAAVFYLAYMLENGEDPLYIARRLMILASEDVGLADPMGINIAVSAFIATKEIGYPECLFPLTEATIYLASAPKSNSALNAYMKAKKYINMDFEIPMKLRNPVTKWMKNKGYGKGYKYPHDYKGFIKDYYLPENLKKVQIYNPTEIGFEGKIKQRLKKLWNDFKDY is encoded by the coding sequence TTGAATATTCCATTATACGAAATATTAAGACCAAAAAAAATAGATGAAGTATTAGGAAACGATAAAATAAAAAAGGTTTTAAAAAATTGGATAAGTAAAGATAAAATCAGATCATTTGTAGTTTACGGACCGCCAGGTTCTGGAAAAACTACCATTATATCAGCATTTTTAAATGAATTAGATAATAAAAAATATGATATTCATAAGATATCTGGAGCATTAGAGGGAGCTAAAACTCTAAAAAATATTATTTCTCAATCAGAAACCCCTCTTTTTAAAAAACAAACAGTTTTATTTGTTGATGAAATTCATAGATTAAATAAAGCTGAACAAGACGTATTATTATTGCATGTAGAAAAAGGAGATTTGATTTTAATAGGTTCAACTACAGAGAATCCATCATTTTCTATTAATCCGGCATTATTATCTAGAATATTAACTTTTGAAATAACACCTTTAAATGAAGAAGATATTGAGACTTTATTAGATAGAATAGCAAATAAATTTCCGGAAGTATCATTTTCAGAAGGTTTAAATATTCATTTAAAATCTTATTTTGGCTACGATATTAGAAGGATAATTAACACAATTGAAGCTTTAATAGATATAGGAATAAAGAAAATAGATCCAGAAGCATTTAAAGAAATACTCTCATCTTTTGGGTATTCGAAAGAAGATAAATATGATGCAATATCAGCTTATATAAAAAGCGTTAGGGGTAGTGATCCTGACGCAGCAGTTTTTTATTTAGCTTATATGTTAGAAAATGGAGAAGATCCATTATATATCGCAAGAAGGTTGATGATATTAGCTTCAGAAGATGTGGGACTTGCAGATCCAATGGGAATAAATATAGCTGTTTCGGCCTTTATTGCTACAAAAGAAATAGGATATCCAGAATGTTTATTTCCTTTAACAGAAGCGACAATTTATTTAGCATCTGCGCCAAAATCAAATTCTGCATTAAATGCATATATGAAAGCAAAAAAATATATTAATATGGATTTTGAAATTCCTATGAAATTAAGAAATCCAGTAACAAAATGGATGAAAAATAAAGGATATGGTAAAGGATACAAATATCCACATGATTACAAAGGATTTATAAAAGATTATTATTTGCCAGAAAACTTAAAAAAAGTTCAAATATATAATCCAACGGAAATTGGTTTTGAAGGAAAAATAAAACAAAGATTAAAAAAGTTATGGAACGACTTTAAAGACTATTAA
- a CDS encoding S4 domain-containing protein, producing the protein MRLDKFLKVNGIIKRRTVANELAKSGKITKNDNPIKPSYEVKTGDILNITLYNKKIIFKVTDDYKIEILEEIKIDNKI; encoded by the coding sequence ATGAGACTAGATAAATTTTTAAAAGTAAATGGAATAATTAAAAGGAGAACAGTTGCTAATGAATTAGCAAAATCAGGAAAAATAACTAAAAACGACAACCCTATAAAACCATCATATGAAGTTAAAACAGGCGATATTCTTAACATTACATTATACAATAAAAAAATAATTTTTAAAGTAACAGATGACTATAAAATTGAGATTTTAGAAGAAATAAAGATTGATAATAAGATTTAA